The sequence below is a genomic window from Dictyostelium discoideum AX4 chromosome 5 chromosome, whole genome shotgun sequence.
aaatgataaatcatcaatttATAATCAATCTTCAATTGATCTATTATGGTAtttagttaataataattattatttaccaccattatttttacaaatttcttCATTTTATGGTAATTTAgaattggttttaaaattttttgaaattaaagaatttgaaatcaaattaaataataataataaagatgattttaataattttattaatgataatttaattaaaacttcTTTAAATATATCAGTATTATGTGGAGttcataaaataaattgttcaagtaaaaaaataaataataataataataataataataataataataataataataataataataataataataataataataataataataataataataataataataataataataataataataataataataataataataatggttttgaTAGTTATGAATATTcagtttcaattgattttaataaaaaagattcatTTGAAACTCAATTATTTCAAGTTATGTCTGATTTTACAActcatcaacaacagcaaccaaTTAATCAAGATTTGGATCCTttcaataatattgataataatggtaataataattcaaataataatagttcaaaTCATAATGAtacaaatattgaaatttataCATTAAGAACTCATTTATATGATAGATTTGTAGagaaaagatattttagtaaatcaacaattgatACTTTTGTttgtgatttaaaaaaaattaaaaaggatagatttgaatataatgaaatgttaaatcaaagaaaaccatattataataatcatttaaatgtTGTTTCTTATTTACTATCAAAAGGTATAACTGGTCAAACTAGTCATTTAATTGGTCATGCTTGCATTGGTGGTTCTTtagaaattattgatttattattatcaacaacaacatcatcatcaacaatatcaacaacatcaacaacatcaacatcatcatcattagaTAATCAAGATGAATCAatactactacaacaacaacaattattaaattcagaacttattttaattaatgcaGTTAATACAAGTGCATGTCCagttaaaatttcaattaaattaaataatatgaaaattttatcatttcttTATCAGTGCGGTAAAATACCATTATCAAGATTtcataaatcaaatttacaaCAACTTTTAACATATCCTTTaatatttggtaatttagaaatgattaaattcatttataatcaaattgaaacaaataattcaatacaagattcaacaaataaatattattatactaCAAAATCATCTTTTACAATGACTTCATTTCAATCATCAACTTGTcaattaccaaataaaaaatttaaacaaattttagattttaatcaaaataatcaaaataatcaaaataataataatcaaataaacaataataataataataataataataataataataataataataataataataatcaaaataataataataatattattaaaagacaATCAAGtgcaattttattttcatcatgttgttcaacaaatttaaataatttagagattattaaatatttacaatcaattagaaatattgaaattatggATAGagatattatttattcaatattATGTGGTGGAATAAATCAAGTtacaaaatatttatatacaaATAGAAAACAAGAGATTTCCAAAGCATTGTTGGCAGCATGTTatgttaaaaattttgaaatcgttgattttataattgatgGTGTTAATAGGGTTGGTCAATATTtaagtgataataataatgatgatattaaaatacTATTATCAAGTAACACAAGTGATAGTGATAAtagtatttattatattgaaaagatattaaattcaaaattaaactaTCAAAACTATGGTAATTCAAATGGTCAATTATTCGCTGgtgaaatattttcaataccTTTTATCAatggaaatttaaaaactggTGAACTCTTTCTAAGATCTTCCTTAATCGATTGGTCaattaatagtttaaatgattcacaatttttaataccaattttatattttggaAGAAAAGAATTGGTTggtgataaatttttatttagaaataattgtttaaaaccACCTACTATTACCAATGgcaatggtaatggtataATTGACAATTTTACAGTTTCATCTTATTCTTCAATTCAAGAtccaattacaattaatcaattattttcaatgattGGTTGTTTAGATTTAACAAGAGTGATTGTTAATTTTAGatcatcaaatgaaatttcaattttactttatcatttattttcaatgggtagttttaaaattgatatctCTTTAGGAATTTTAGAAATTCTAATCTTTCAATCAGATTTATTCACATTGGAATTACTTTATCAAATGATACCTGGTTTTAGAAAATATTTCACTTGGTCActctttaaatattcaataaaatttcaaaatttaccAATCATTTCATTTATCTTTGAAAAGGTTTATCATCAAATTTTATCTGATCAAAATGTATTCAATGGTTTAATGGATTTAGTtgatgattattttgattcaaatttaaaattaattaaattatttaaacaatttaaattatttttaaaaaataataaaaaataataaaaaataattgtaaattatatataattacaTGTAATTATATgtgtatatataatatataatttttttttttttttaataaaaaggtATTTGTAATGGTACTATttagtaattttatttaaattttttttttttttttttttttttttttcagatatttttgatggtttttaataattaatcaaaaaattgattaataaCAAGTTGGTGTATATTTACAACAACCTACACCTTTACATTCAAATAAACGAattgtttcattttcaagGTATGTACAACTCTTACCTGTTTTTTCACAATCAAGATCACGACATACTAAACAACCTTCTTCTAAATCATATGGTGGTGGATCAGCTGGTAATGGAGTTGGGGTTGGTCTTGGTGGGACAGTGGTTGGTGATGGAGTTGGAGTTGTAGTTGGAGTTGGGGTAACGGTTGGAGTAACGGTTGGTGTAACAGTTGGGGTAACAGTTGGAGTAACAGTTGGGGTAACAGTTGGAGTTACAGATGGAGTTGGAGTACAAATGTATGTTGGAATACATACACCATTTTCACAATATGAAAAAATGCATGGATCAGTGCTTGTACAATTAATAGGGTTTATTAAACAAGGTGGGTTCCCTCTTGGATTACATTCCCTTGGGAAGCATAAATCATTTGTAATACAAGTATCTACAGCATTACATGCATCACAATTATCAAACTTATCATAATAACAACCTATAGCTGGATCACAATGATCAGTGGTACATggatcattatcattacaattttttGGAATTGCAAGACAACCAAAACCTATTTcacaacttttaaaaaaaaaaacaaattaattaattaattttacttttttttttccaaataatttaaaaaactattattgaaaataattaaaaatatattttgaataaatacATACGATTCTACTAAACATTTGTCATTAGTAGTGTTACATATCTTATCAACAAATTCACATTGGTAATTATTATCTGGACCACATGCTTGTATTAAACATGGGTTAATAGGACTTTCGGAACATTGGTTAACCATACAAcactaaatttttaaaaattaaattttgattaataaaaactgctttatttaaaaaaaataaaaaataaacttacaGTATCATTATGACCATCACAACtgtatatataataaaaaaaccaatgTATTAAAAGATCTGATCaactattttattaataattttattattattatgtggGGGAAAAAAATACTTACACTCCACAAGCA
It includes:
- the psiD gene encoding PA14 domain-containing protein; translated protein: MKYSYLLLILLLSNLYKEGFSQGQPDSIVLSATIYDESPIVTDFEIETYYNGVVEGIVQPDLGADGTPVYCCGDSPVTENGRIVVHNQSTFYSWFHSVPGVNVPIPYDLTLTRVGDSTYAYQSNSFFPIDGNGFDNSTVYPNEPHYLGHNFHFCMKIHYSFTYHGGEYFTFSGDDDVWVFFDDVLRIDIGGIHTAASRTVNMDDLGLTVGQSYPWDFFYCERHTSQSTLNIITNLNFTCSAYDACGVCDGHNDTCCMVNQCSESPINPCLIQACGPDNNYQCEFVDKICNTTNDKCLVESCEIGFGCLAIPKNCNDNDPCTTDHCDPAIGCYYDKFDNCDACNAVDTCITNDLCFPRECNPRGNPPCLINPINCTSTDPCIFSYCENGVCIPTYICTPTPSVTPTVTPTVTPTVTPTVTPTVTPTVTPTPTTTPTPSPTTVPPRPTPTPLPADPPPYDLEEGCLVCRDLDCEKTGKSCTYLENETIRLFECKGVGCCKYTPTCY